Proteins from one Brevibacillus humidisoli genomic window:
- a CDS encoding aspartate kinase produces MGLIVQKYGGTSVGSIERIQRVADRIVEYRQAGHDLVVVVSAMGKSTDVLVEMAKQIAVFPSEREMDMLLSTGEQVSIALLTMALHQKGCDAVSLTGWQAGVRTESVHGRARITEIDNQRIRDELGNGRVVIVAGFQGVSEEGEITTLGRGGSDTSAVVLAASLQAEKCEIFTDVAGVYTADPRVVPAAQKLPHISCDEMLELANLGAGVLHPRSVEAAKKYRVRLVVRSSFTTEEGTYVEEVADMETGRVVSGVAHDENVAKITVIGMPSNGGTLSKLFHTLALSQVNVDIIIQGSYDAEMTNVSFTVSAGDLHKALDVLEANREALSFERVDHETGLSKVSIVGAGMINNPGVAAEMFRQLAEQEISIKMVSTSDIKVSCVIPAEQTAVAVRTLHTAFGLDVEEPAVVYGRSAAE; encoded by the coding sequence ATGGGGTTGATCGTGCAGAAGTACGGAGGTACCTCCGTAGGAAGCATTGAACGAATCCAGCGGGTGGCAGACCGCATCGTTGAATACAGGCAGGCAGGTCATGATCTGGTAGTGGTCGTGTCCGCGATGGGGAAGTCCACCGATGTGTTGGTGGAGATGGCCAAGCAGATCGCTGTTTTTCCGTCGGAACGGGAGATGGATATGTTGCTGAGCACCGGGGAACAGGTTTCAATTGCCCTGCTCACGATGGCGCTCCATCAAAAAGGATGTGACGCTGTCTCGCTGACCGGCTGGCAGGCCGGCGTTCGGACCGAGTCGGTACACGGCCGCGCACGGATCACAGAGATTGACAATCAGCGTATTCGAGATGAACTGGGGAACGGGCGAGTGGTGATCGTAGCCGGCTTCCAGGGAGTCTCAGAAGAAGGAGAGATCACAACACTGGGACGCGGCGGTTCCGATACATCCGCCGTAGTGCTTGCCGCCAGTCTGCAGGCGGAGAAGTGTGAAATCTTTACAGATGTGGCTGGCGTCTATACGGCTGACCCGCGCGTCGTTCCTGCCGCGCAAAAGCTGCCGCACATCTCTTGTGACGAAATGCTGGAGTTGGCCAATCTGGGGGCAGGCGTCCTGCATCCCCGCTCCGTGGAGGCTGCGAAAAAATATCGTGTCAGGTTGGTCGTCAGATCCAGTTTTACCACCGAAGAAGGTACGTATGTAGAGGAGGTTGCCGATATGGAAACAGGCAGAGTCGTGAGTGGCGTCGCGCATGATGAGAATGTGGCAAAAATTACGGTCATCGGCATGCCGTCCAATGGCGGTACGCTGTCTAAGCTGTTTCATACGCTTGCTTTGTCACAGGTGAACGTGGATATCATTATCCAGGGGTCCTATGATGCGGAGATGACCAATGTTTCGTTTACCGTGTCCGCGGGCGATCTGCATAAGGCACTGGATGTACTTGAAGCTAATCGGGAAGCGCTCAGCTTTGAACGAGTGGATCATGAGACCGGGCTCTCCAAGGTTTCCATTGTCGGAGCAGGGATGATCAACAATCCAGGGGTGGCGGCAGAGATGTTCCGTCAGCTTGCGGAACAGGAGATCTCGATCAAGATGGTCTCCACTTCCGATATCAAGGTGTCCTGCGTGATTCCGGCCGAGCAGACCGCTGTCGCTGTACGTACGCTGCACACGGCATTTGGTCTTGACGTCGAAGAGCCGGCTGTCGTATACGGACGTTCAGCCGCCGAGTAA
- a CDS encoding succinate dehydrogenase cytochrome b558 subunit: MARSSQHFLNHKLHSLVGLVPVGLFLLFHLTANHQATKGPEAFNETVAFIESLPFLLVLEFGLIYIPLLFHAIYGLYIAFQAKHNVGNFGYFRNHLFLWQRITGVITLIFVAWHVWETRVQKALGAAEVNYDMMANILSSPAMVVFYTIGILSAVFHLSNGIWSFLVHWGITVGPRSQRIATYFTMGVFVVVSFIGLRAMAAFIQ, encoded by the coding sequence ATGGCTAGGAGCAGCCAGCACTTTCTCAATCACAAGCTTCATTCACTAGTAGGCTTGGTTCCGGTGGGCCTGTTCTTGTTGTTTCACTTGACGGCCAACCACCAGGCAACCAAAGGGCCGGAAGCGTTCAATGAGACCGTTGCTTTCATTGAGAGCTTGCCATTTTTGCTGGTACTTGAGTTTGGCTTGATCTACATTCCATTACTCTTTCATGCAATCTACGGGCTTTACATCGCGTTTCAGGCGAAGCACAATGTGGGCAACTTCGGCTACTTTCGCAACCATTTGTTTTTGTGGCAGCGCATCACAGGCGTGATCACCCTGATCTTTGTCGCCTGGCACGTGTGGGAGACGAGAGTGCAAAAGGCGCTTGGAGCGGCAGAAGTGAATTACGACATGATGGCTAACATCCTCAGCAGCCCGGCTATGGTGGTATTCTACACGATCGGGATCCTGTCCGCTGTCTTTCATCTCTCCAATGGAATCTGGTCGTTCCTCGTACACTGGGGCATCACGGTAGGTCCGCGCTCGCAGCGTATCGCCACCTATTTCACGATGGGTGTATTCGTTGTCGTCTCGTTCATCGGTCTGCGTGCGATGGCCGCATTTATTCAATAG
- the sdhB gene encoding succinate dehydrogenase iron-sulfur subunit, producing the protein MADKYVHLIITRQDTPDSTPYKEEFKIPYRPNMNVISALMEIQRNPVNAEGQKTKPVQWESNCLEEVCGACSMVINGKPRQACTALIDKLEQPIRLAPMSTFPVMRDLSTDRSRMFDALKRVKAWVPIDGTHDLGPGPRMPEVDRQWAYELSKCMTCGVCLEACPNVNEKSPFIGPFAISQVRLFNEHPTGKMNKHERLEALMEDGGIADCGNSQNCVQSCPKGIPLTTSIAHMNKETTRHAIKSFFFS; encoded by the coding sequence ATGGCTGACAAGTACGTACACCTGATCATTACCCGTCAGGACACCCCTGACAGTACACCGTACAAGGAAGAGTTCAAGATTCCCTACCGTCCCAATATGAATGTGATTTCTGCCTTGATGGAGATTCAGCGGAATCCTGTCAACGCCGAAGGACAGAAAACCAAACCGGTACAGTGGGAGTCCAACTGTTTGGAAGAAGTATGCGGTGCCTGTTCGATGGTGATTAACGGCAAACCCCGGCAGGCATGTACAGCACTGATAGATAAGCTGGAGCAGCCGATCCGCTTGGCACCGATGAGCACGTTCCCGGTCATGCGTGACCTGTCGACGGACCGCAGCCGTATGTTTGATGCGTTGAAGCGCGTCAAGGCTTGGGTACCGATTGACGGTACCCACGACCTGGGCCCGGGGCCGCGGATGCCGGAAGTAGATCGCCAGTGGGCGTATGAGCTATCCAAGTGCATGACCTGTGGTGTCTGCCTAGAAGCCTGCCCCAATGTGAATGAAAAGTCACCGTTCATCGGCCCGTTTGCGATTTCGCAAGTTCGCTTGTTCAACGAACATCCTACGGGCAAGATGAACAAACATGAGCGTCTGGAAGCACTGATGGAAGACGGCGGAATCGCCGATTGCGGAAACTCGCAAAACTGCGTGCAGTCTTGTCCGAAGGGAATTCCGCTTACCACATCGATCGCTCACATGAACAAAGAAACAACCAGACACGCGATCAAGTCGTTCTTCTTCTCCTGA
- the sdhA gene encoding succinate dehydrogenase flavoprotein subunit, whose product MAKGKIIVVGGGLAGLMATIKAAEKGVPVDLFSLVPVKRSHSVCAQGGINGAVNTKGEGDSTWEHFDDTIYGGDFLANQPPVKAMCDAAPGIIYMLDRMGVMFNRTAEGLLDFRRFGGTKHHRTAFAGATTGQQLLYALDEQVRRYEVEGLVTKYEYYDFLGAIIDDAGTCRGITAQNMRTGEIAAYRADAVIMATGGPGIIFGKSTNSIINTGTAAAAAYQQGVIYANGEFIQIHPTAIPGDDKLRLMSESARGEGGRVWTYRDGKPWYFLEEKYPAYGNLVPRDIATREIFHVCVDLKLGINGENMVYLDLSHKDPKELDVKLGGIIEIYEKFMGDDPRKVPMKIFPAVHYSMGGMWVDFNQMTNIPGLFAAGECDYSQHGANRLGANSLLSAIYGGMVAGPKAIEYMNGLEKSASDVASTVFDGYVKQEQEKYDNILKMDGSENAYVIHRELGEWMTENVTVVRYNDRLQQTDEKIQELMERWKKININDTQQWSNSGAQFTRHLWNMLALARVITIGALKRDESRGAHYKPDFPERDDENFLKTTMAKFNPDTLAPDIYYEDVDISLITPRKRDYSKNK is encoded by the coding sequence GTGGCAAAAGGTAAAATCATAGTCGTCGGCGGCGGCCTGGCAGGGCTGATGGCGACGATCAAAGCAGCAGAAAAAGGTGTGCCTGTCGACCTGTTCTCCCTTGTGCCGGTGAAGCGTTCTCACTCTGTCTGTGCGCAGGGCGGCATCAACGGTGCCGTCAACACAAAAGGGGAAGGCGACTCGACTTGGGAACACTTTGACGATACGATCTACGGCGGAGACTTCCTGGCCAACCAGCCGCCGGTTAAAGCGATGTGCGATGCCGCACCCGGGATCATCTACATGCTGGACCGGATGGGTGTGATGTTTAACCGTACAGCGGAGGGCTTGCTCGATTTCCGCCGTTTCGGGGGAACCAAGCATCACCGTACCGCATTTGCCGGTGCAACGACGGGGCAGCAGCTGCTCTACGCATTGGACGAACAAGTGCGCCGCTACGAAGTAGAAGGACTTGTCACCAAATACGAATACTACGACTTCCTTGGCGCGATTATTGACGATGCCGGAACCTGTAGAGGGATCACAGCCCAAAACATGCGGACTGGTGAAATCGCTGCCTACCGTGCCGATGCTGTCATCATGGCTACCGGTGGCCCGGGGATCATCTTTGGAAAGTCGACCAACTCGATCATCAATACGGGTACGGCCGCAGCTGCCGCCTACCAACAGGGCGTTATCTACGCCAACGGTGAGTTTATCCAGATCCACCCGACAGCGATTCCGGGCGATGACAAACTGCGCCTGATGTCCGAATCGGCCCGCGGTGAAGGGGGACGCGTCTGGACGTATCGCGACGGGAAGCCATGGTACTTCCTGGAGGAAAAGTACCCGGCCTATGGAAACCTGGTACCGCGTGATATTGCCACACGCGAAATCTTCCACGTCTGCGTCGATCTCAAACTGGGGATCAACGGGGAAAACATGGTTTACCTCGATCTCTCCCATAAAGATCCGAAAGAACTGGATGTGAAGCTGGGCGGGATCATCGAAATCTATGAAAAATTCATGGGGGACGATCCACGCAAGGTCCCGATGAAAATCTTCCCGGCTGTTCACTACTCGATGGGCGGCATGTGGGTTGACTTCAACCAAATGACCAACATCCCTGGCCTCTTCGCTGCCGGTGAGTGCGACTACTCACAGCACGGTGCCAACCGCTTGGGTGCCAACTCGCTGCTCTCTGCCATCTACGGCGGAATGGTTGCTGGTCCGAAGGCAATCGAGTATATGAACGGTCTGGAGAAATCAGCGAGTGACGTAGCTAGCACCGTATTTGATGGTTATGTCAAGCAGGAGCAGGAAAAATACGACAACATTCTCAAGATGGACGGCTCGGAAAACGCTTATGTCATTCATCGCGAGTTGGGCGAGTGGATGACGGAAAACGTCACGGTGGTCCGCTACAACGATCGCCTGCAGCAAACCGATGAGAAGATTCAGGAACTGATGGAGCGCTGGAAAAAGATCAACATCAACGATACGCAGCAGTGGAGCAACTCGGGTGCTCAGTTTACCCGCCATCTCTGGAACATGCTCGCACTTGCCCGCGTCATCACCATTGGCGCACTGAAGCGTGACGAGAGTCGTGGCGCCCACTACAAGCCTGATTTTCCGGAGCGCGATGATGAGAACTTCCTGAAAACGACGATGGCCAAGTTCAATCCTGATACGCTCGCTCCTGACATCTACTACGAAGACGTCGATATTTCGCTGATTACGCCACGTAAGCGCGACTACAGCAAAAACAAATAA
- a CDS encoding DUF2507 domain-containing protein, with the protein MKRTIDPLSELLSPDAIRPIEQMSMPYLGYYLLRETLTRRLLGESEAPILYWTGKELGDQIVIDSAEDLVMTFIRLGLGKLEVLEQHQQLVRFGLQHSSYALIPVERLTQMLSLEAGLLAGAIGAWRDQPAQAGLEIHQRSGKKPEALITVRLQPME; encoded by the coding sequence ATGAAACGAACGATCGATCCTTTATCTGAACTGCTGTCTCCTGATGCGATCAGACCAATCGAACAGATGAGCATGCCGTATCTCGGCTACTATCTGCTGCGTGAGACGTTGACCCGCCGACTGCTCGGCGAGAGTGAAGCACCGATTCTGTATTGGACAGGCAAGGAATTGGGCGATCAAATCGTCATCGACTCAGCAGAAGATCTGGTGATGACTTTTATCCGGCTAGGGCTGGGCAAGCTGGAAGTACTGGAACAACATCAGCAGCTTGTCCGCTTCGGTCTTCAGCACTCTTCGTATGCCTTGATCCCTGTTGAGCGGTTGACCCAGATGCTCTCGTTGGAAGCGGGGCTTCTGGCTGGAGCGATCGGCGCTTGGAGAGATCAACCAGCCCAGGCAGGGTTAGAGATTCACCAGCGATCAGGAAAAAAGCCGGAGGCATTGATCACCGTCCGGCTTCAACCGATGGAATGA
- a CDS encoding S8 family serine peptidase, producing the protein MKKHLLGCGLALSVFFFPLSIQVNSDGVRSEAPDLATGREQNQWQKRVIQDLKHAKDSNSRPSLASGHAAGQQGITLTGADEWTDLKRVIVGEQVSQGPASSLEMIEATKAWREAGVKGEGMLISIIDSGINPKHPDMPPPRDKRAAQRKTGTQEKVIAGYNWADRNQITKDVGESQHGMHVAGIVAANGKVKGVAPEAQLLSQKVFSNYQGEVAGLSESILFAINDSINKKADVINLSLGSSAGYVDQYNVEQHAIKRAVDHGVIVVAAAGNDGYFGSDKVKQENPDVGMIGSPGLAPDALSVASANATTLAGVSFRLNGIEGLERVVYLPARPSEAEAVNPVQALPDAKELVYVGKGKPEDYNVKVKNKVVLIERGDIPFDEKLKLAGEAGAAGAIVYNNEAGPMMMSANEAKQLPAVSILKETGEAIAEQLKKGKRISVQFDGEYGQNPLPYPAGGTISSFSSWGPTPNLQFKPEITAPGGGILSTVMQKDYAVKSGTSMATPHVAGGMALLKQAYQQMGRKLEGRALVETLKAAAMNTAQPILDPREIATASVGEQTGPHPYSPRVQGAGMMQVAKAIQTPVIVTDAKGKAGVSLGEIGNKLTFSLFVDNRFGQKPLTYTVKDAYGVLTDLCHDGINYLTSVPLKGARLQFSTDKITVAPGKRQEVKVTLQIPEDAPRNIFSEGFIAFTPEDDSLPTLHVPFYGFYGDWEAPRVMDAPMWTGASQEHRTGVKTTWYHDKQNDKWKYRDYLGVTGVDDNGQVQVDPDKIAFSPNGDGHYDIASPSITFLRNAKQVSIDIFDQSGRRVRSLVRDEKVYKYDQSKLGVPYYYTEKEEWAWDGTSYSIEKGEYVQVPDGVYHFVIRSKNDGENAKWQTLTLPVKVDRQSPRVSASLDGNRIRWSAKDKDVQGYLLYVDGLKVGGPFSASVDSTLISQPHKTITLVAYDYAGNITVVPVTGQSDVTPPYIQFPDDLFEQVVVSDQPEVAIHGRIVGEDMVDRVKLSIHKQPVPVEGDGQFETILRLSEGLHYITYSATDLYGNNRQFTQRIIIDQTPPELLLTNDGTEEVLFDPNTRQAVLPLRFQYRDKTFKGNVSVNGQMIASWEEEQLELPVERSFHQPVALQQGDNKILLEGRDEAGNLTALALHAYLDGSSGTLVLFHDEQRIEYKAEQAKPLSIDLGRTEYEAAAGESLVITGRVVGQAPIGLQIVYGDNRLAADVNDRGEFRCVLQEVALGKAKLSVTATDSLRRERRVEASVVGKQKQEGRSQ; encoded by the coding sequence GTGAAAAAGCATCTACTAGGTTGCGGACTGGCATTATCCGTATTTTTTTTTCCCCTCTCTATCCAGGTAAATAGCGACGGAGTGAGGAGCGAAGCACCGGATCTCGCCACAGGCAGGGAGCAGAACCAATGGCAGAAGCGGGTGATTCAGGATCTCAAACATGCAAAAGACAGCAACTCCAGGCCATCGCTCGCATCAGGGCATGCCGCTGGGCAGCAGGGGATCACGCTTACTGGAGCGGATGAGTGGACCGACTTAAAGCGGGTGATTGTCGGCGAGCAGGTCTCCCAGGGGCCAGCCTCGTCCCTGGAGATGATCGAAGCGACAAAAGCTTGGCGAGAAGCAGGCGTCAAAGGAGAAGGCATGTTGATCTCCATCATCGACAGCGGCATCAATCCCAAGCACCCAGATATGCCTCCACCGCGGGACAAACGGGCGGCGCAGCGCAAGACGGGAACGCAGGAAAAAGTGATCGCCGGATACAACTGGGCTGATCGCAATCAAATCACCAAAGACGTCGGTGAATCCCAGCACGGCATGCATGTAGCAGGCATTGTAGCTGCCAATGGCAAGGTAAAAGGGGTAGCTCCGGAGGCACAACTGCTCAGCCAAAAGGTGTTCAGCAACTACCAGGGAGAAGTAGCCGGTCTGAGCGAGTCGATCCTGTTTGCAATCAACGACTCGATCAACAAAAAAGCAGATGTGATCAACCTGAGCCTCGGCTCTTCGGCGGGATACGTGGATCAGTACAACGTAGAGCAGCATGCGATCAAACGGGCCGTCGACCATGGGGTGATCGTCGTCGCCGCTGCCGGAAATGACGGCTACTTCGGCAGTGATAAGGTGAAGCAGGAAAACCCTGATGTAGGGATGATCGGTTCACCAGGACTGGCCCCGGACGCCTTGTCGGTTGCTTCAGCCAACGCCACGACGCTGGCTGGCGTCAGCTTCCGCCTGAACGGGATAGAGGGACTGGAGCGGGTAGTCTACCTGCCGGCCCGCCCCTCCGAAGCAGAGGCAGTCAACCCGGTGCAGGCACTGCCTGATGCCAAGGAATTGGTCTATGTCGGAAAAGGTAAGCCGGAAGATTACAATGTGAAGGTAAAGAACAAGGTGGTCTTGATCGAGCGGGGCGACATCCCCTTTGATGAGAAGCTGAAGTTGGCCGGGGAAGCGGGAGCGGCAGGGGCGATCGTCTACAATAACGAAGCGGGACCGATGATGATGAGCGCCAATGAAGCGAAGCAGCTGCCAGCTGTCTCTATTCTCAAAGAGACCGGTGAAGCGATCGCTGAGCAGTTGAAAAAAGGGAAACGAATCAGCGTGCAGTTTGACGGTGAATACGGTCAAAATCCGTTGCCGTATCCGGCAGGGGGGACGATTTCCTCCTTTTCGTCCTGGGGTCCTACGCCGAATCTGCAGTTCAAGCCGGAGATTACCGCTCCCGGTGGTGGAATCTTGTCGACCGTGATGCAGAAGGATTACGCCGTCAAAAGTGGTACTTCGATGGCCACGCCCCACGTCGCTGGTGGGATGGCTCTACTCAAGCAGGCATATCAACAGATGGGACGTAAACTGGAAGGACGGGCACTGGTGGAAACCCTCAAAGCAGCTGCGATGAATACGGCTCAGCCTATCCTCGATCCGCGAGAAATCGCTACGGCGTCGGTCGGCGAACAAACCGGTCCCCATCCCTATTCCCCACGAGTACAGGGCGCAGGCATGATGCAGGTGGCAAAAGCGATCCAAACACCGGTGATCGTCACCGACGCCAAAGGGAAAGCCGGTGTCTCGTTGGGGGAAATCGGCAACAAGCTTACCTTCTCACTCTTTGTTGACAACCGGTTTGGCCAGAAGCCGCTTACGTACACGGTAAAAGACGCTTATGGTGTGCTGACAGATCTGTGCCATGACGGCATCAACTACCTGACCTCTGTACCGTTAAAGGGAGCCAGGCTGCAGTTTTCCACCGACAAAATAACAGTTGCGCCGGGAAAACGGCAGGAGGTAAAAGTAACCCTGCAGATCCCAGAAGACGCACCCCGCAATATCTTCAGTGAAGGGTTTATTGCCTTCACGCCTGAAGACGATTCCCTGCCCACCCTGCATGTACCGTTTTACGGCTTTTACGGGGATTGGGAGGCCCCGCGGGTGATGGATGCGCCGATGTGGACAGGAGCGAGTCAGGAGCATCGAACCGGAGTCAAGACGACCTGGTACCATGACAAGCAAAACGATAAGTGGAAGTATCGGGATTACCTGGGTGTGACGGGTGTCGACGACAACGGACAGGTACAGGTGGATCCGGACAAGATCGCCTTTTCTCCTAACGGAGACGGTCATTATGACATCGCCTCGCCCTCGATCACCTTTTTGCGCAATGCGAAGCAGGTTTCTATCGATATTTTTGACCAGTCCGGCAGACGGGTGCGATCGTTGGTACGGGATGAGAAGGTGTACAAATACGATCAGTCAAAGCTGGGTGTTCCCTACTACTATACGGAAAAAGAAGAATGGGCCTGGGATGGTACGTCCTACTCCATAGAAAAAGGTGAGTATGTACAGGTGCCAGACGGTGTATACCACTTTGTTATCCGCTCCAAAAACGACGGGGAAAACGCCAAATGGCAAACCCTCACGCTGCCGGTGAAGGTAGACAGGCAGAGTCCGCGTGTCAGTGCATCGCTTGACGGCAATCGGATTCGATGGAGCGCCAAGGATAAGGATGTGCAGGGCTATCTGCTCTATGTGGACGGATTGAAAGTGGGCGGTCCGTTTTCCGCTTCCGTAGATAGCACACTTATCAGTCAACCGCATAAGACCATTACGTTGGTGGCGTACGATTATGCCGGCAATATCACAGTTGTTCCCGTCACCGGACAAAGTGATGTGACCCCTCCGTACATTCAGTTTCCTGACGATCTGTTTGAGCAGGTGGTGGTAAGCGACCAGCCGGAGGTGGCGATTCATGGGCGAATCGTAGGTGAGGATATGGTAGACCGGGTGAAACTGTCGATTCACAAACAACCGGTCCCGGTGGAGGGGGATGGGCAGTTTGAAACGATTTTGCGCCTGTCGGAAGGGCTCCACTATATCACCTACAGCGCAACCGACCTGTACGGCAATAACCGCCAGTTTACGCAACGGATCATCATCGATCAGACCCCCCCGGAATTGCTGCTCACAAATGACGGGACCGAGGAAGTCCTGTTCGATCCCAACACTAGGCAAGCTGTGCTGCCTCTCAGATTTCAATATCGGGACAAAACGTTCAAGGGGAATGTCAGCGTAAACGGCCAAATGATCGCCAGTTGGGAAGAAGAGCAGTTGGAGCTTCCAGTGGAGCGAAGCTTTCACCAGCCTGTTGCCCTGCAGCAGGGAGATAATAAGATCCTGTTGGAGGGGAGAGATGAAGCAGGTAATCTGACTGCACTTGCTCTGCACGCTTATCTAGATGGATCGTCTGGCACACTGGTGTTGTTTCATGATGAGCAACGCATTGAATACAAGGCGGAGCAGGCAAAACCATTGTCGATCGATCTTGGGCGGACCGAATACGAGGCTGCGGCAGGCGAGAGCCTTGTGATCACCGGGCGGGTCGTCGGGCAGGCACCGATTGGGCTACAGATTGTCTACGGTGACAATCGACTGGCCGCTGATGTAAATGACCGTGGGGAGTTCCGTTGTGTCCTCCAGGAGGTTGCACTGGGCAAAGCAAAATTGTCAGTGACGGCCACCGATTCATTGCGCCGAGAACGTCGGGTCGAGGCCAGTGTGGTCGGCAAACAGAAGCAGGAAGGTCGCTCGCAATAG
- the metX gene encoding homoserine O-acetyltransferase MetX, translating to MKKLVIGDIELESGEVLKEVEVGYETHGTYDKERGNAVLICHALTGDVHVAGDESQAGWWEGLVGPGMPIDTNQYYVICCNVLGGCYGTTGPASINPDTGKPYGSSFPMVSIRDMVHTQHRFLQALGIEQLYAVVGGSMGGMQVYEWAITYPTYMKMVVPIATCTRFSAIAIAYNDVGRQAIVNDPAWQGGDYYPGPGPTSGLAVARMLGMITYRTAELFEERFGRSLQEQADSSSFDTPFQIESYLRYQGEKLVERFDANSYLCLLKAMDTHDVGRNRGGIEHALSGIKAQVVGIGISNDLLYPLDHQREMVDVLRTYGIRADFYTIDSKYGHDGFLVEFHKMGNILAPYFA from the coding sequence ATGAAGAAGCTGGTGATTGGCGATATTGAACTGGAATCAGGTGAAGTGCTCAAAGAGGTAGAAGTGGGGTATGAGACGCACGGAACCTACGATAAAGAGCGGGGCAACGCCGTTTTGATTTGTCACGCCCTGACAGGCGATGTCCATGTAGCTGGAGACGAATCGCAAGCAGGCTGGTGGGAAGGCCTGGTAGGGCCTGGGATGCCGATTGACACCAATCAGTACTATGTGATCTGCTGCAACGTGCTTGGCGGATGTTACGGCACAACAGGGCCAGCCAGTATCAACCCGGATACAGGCAAACCGTATGGCTCCTCTTTTCCGATGGTAAGTATTCGTGACATGGTCCATACGCAGCATCGATTTCTTCAGGCGTTGGGAATTGAGCAATTGTATGCGGTGGTCGGCGGTTCGATGGGCGGGATGCAGGTATATGAATGGGCGATTACCTATCCCACCTACATGAAGATGGTTGTGCCGATCGCTACGTGTACTCGCTTTTCTGCAATCGCCATAGCGTACAACGATGTGGGGAGGCAGGCAATCGTGAACGATCCGGCATGGCAGGGCGGCGATTACTACCCTGGTCCAGGGCCGACCAGCGGCCTCGCCGTTGCCCGGATGCTGGGGATGATCACCTACCGCACCGCTGAACTGTTTGAGGAACGGTTTGGGCGCAGCCTGCAGGAGCAAGCGGACAGCAGTTCATTTGACACCCCTTTCCAAATCGAGAGTTATTTGCGGTACCAAGGAGAGAAACTGGTCGAACGGTTTGACGCCAATAGCTATCTCTGTTTGCTGAAGGCGATGGATACGCACGATGTTGGCCGTAATCGCGGCGGCATCGAACATGCCTTGTCCGGCATCAAGGCGCAGGTAGTGGGGATCGGGATCAGCAACGATTTGCTGTATCCCTTGGATCATCAGCGGGAGATGGTAGACGTGCTCCGTACCTATGGCATCCGTGCTGACTTTTATACGATCGACTCGAAATACGGACATGACGGCTTTCTCGTCGAGTTTCACAAGATGGGGAACATATTGGCTCCCTACTTTGCCTGA